Proteins from a single region of Streptomyces vinaceus:
- a CDS encoding PhzF family phenazine biosynthesis protein, protein MTEVLRYTAFSADPAGGNPAGVVLDASGLDEAGMLRIAAGLGYSETAFLTPPPEGLGGAPGRAFTVRYFSPKAEVPFCGHATVATAVALAERTGPGELVFATPAGTVPVSVTAADEGLRAVLTSVEPYVEEVGQADLAEALAALDWPESDLDPGIPPRIAYAGARHLVLGAATRARLADLAYDFPRLEALMRRLDLTTVQLVHRTGPALFDVRDPFPVGGVVEDPATGAAAAAFGAYARELGLVPAEAVLTLRQGEDMGRPGVLTVELRAGDTRVRVGGSAVRIA, encoded by the coding sequence ATGACTGAAGTGCTGCGTTACACCGCCTTCTCCGCCGACCCGGCCGGCGGCAACCCCGCCGGGGTCGTGCTCGACGCGAGCGGTCTGGACGAGGCCGGCATGCTCCGGATCGCCGCCGGCCTGGGCTACAGCGAGACGGCCTTCCTGACGCCGCCCCCCGAGGGCCTCGGCGGTGCGCCGGGCCGGGCGTTCACCGTGCGGTACTTCAGCCCGAAGGCGGAGGTCCCGTTCTGCGGGCACGCCACCGTGGCCACCGCCGTGGCGCTGGCGGAGCGGACCGGACCCGGCGAGCTGGTGTTCGCGACCCCGGCCGGAACGGTGCCCGTCTCGGTCACCGCCGCGGACGAGGGTCTGCGGGCCGTGCTGACCAGCGTCGAGCCGTACGTGGAGGAGGTCGGTCAGGCCGACCTCGCGGAGGCGCTGGCCGCGCTGGACTGGCCGGAGTCGGACCTGGACCCGGGCATCCCGCCGAGGATCGCCTACGCCGGAGCCCGCCACCTGGTGCTCGGCGCGGCCACCCGGGCCCGGCTCGCGGACCTCGCGTACGACTTCCCCCGGCTGGAGGCGCTGATGCGGCGCCTCGACCTGACCACGGTCCAGCTGGTGCACCGGACGGGCCCGGCGCTGTTCGACGTACGGGACCCCTTCCCGGTCGGCGGCGTCGTCGAGGACCCCGCGACCGGGGCCGCCGCGGCCGCCTTCGGCGCGTACGCGCGCGAGCTCGGCCTGGTCCCGGCGGAGGCGGTGCTCACCCTGCGCCAGGGCGAGGACATGGGCCGCCCGGGGGTGCTCACGGTGGAACTGAGGGCGGGAGACACCCGGGTGCGGGTGGGCGGCAGCGCGGTCCGCATCGCATGA
- a CDS encoding GNAT family N-acetyltransferase, with protein sequence MTTVVTYAQAELPARYAAQVAALEAQAWPGATAGHDPGLAPEVMLLLDDEGSVLVSLALLHKEIRHAGRTYRAAGLSAVVTRDTARGRGHGGRLVAAARAALAADPAVDLVLFSCDRPLVPFYEAAGFTRLPGTVLVGGTPERPLATDAPGFAKEVLADFPGADSGAEAFTGARIALYPGLVDRLW encoded by the coding sequence GTGACGACGGTGGTGACGTACGCGCAGGCGGAGCTGCCGGCGCGGTACGCGGCGCAGGTCGCGGCCCTGGAGGCGCAGGCCTGGCCCGGGGCCACCGCCGGCCATGACCCGGGCCTCGCCCCCGAGGTGATGCTGCTGCTGGACGACGAGGGGAGCGTCCTCGTCTCGCTGGCGCTGCTCCACAAGGAGATCCGGCACGCCGGGCGGACGTACCGGGCCGCCGGGCTCAGCGCGGTCGTCACCCGGGACACCGCGCGGGGGCGCGGCCACGGCGGGCGCCTGGTGGCGGCGGCCCGGGCGGCGCTGGCCGCCGATCCGGCCGTGGACCTCGTGCTGTTCAGCTGCGACCGCCCGCTCGTCCCCTTCTACGAGGCGGCCGGATTCACCCGGCTCCCCGGCACGGTGCTGGTCGGCGGGACGCCCGAGCGGCCGCTGGCCACGGACGCGCCCGGGTTCGCCAAGGAGGTGCTGGCCGACTTCCCCGGAGCGGACAGCGGGGCCGAGGCCTTCACGGGTGCGCGGATCGCCCTGTATCCGGGGCTCGTCGACCGGCTGTGGTGA
- the efeU gene encoding iron uptake transporter permease EfeU: MFSNYLIGLREGLEASLVVCILIAYLVKTGNKDKLGPLWLGVGLAAALSLAFGAGLEFGTSELTFQAQEAIGGSLSIVSVGLVTWMVFWMKRTARHMKAELQDKLDTALAMGTGALVTTAFLAVGREGLETSLFVWRSVHAAGDGAGPLVGVLLGIGSSILLGWLFYRGALKINLSKFFTWTGGMLVVVAAGVLAYGVHDLQEAEFLPGLMNKAFDVTAAVPPDSWYGTLLKGTFNFQPDPTWLQAGVWLAYLVPTLLLFFGVFARTTAPAPAPASAAASSSEARSGS, translated from the coding sequence GTGTTCAGCAACTATCTGATCGGCCTGCGCGAGGGGCTGGAGGCCAGCCTGGTCGTCTGCATCCTCATCGCGTACCTGGTGAAGACCGGGAACAAGGACAAGCTGGGCCCGCTGTGGCTCGGCGTCGGCCTCGCGGCCGCGCTCAGCCTGGCCTTCGGCGCGGGCCTCGAATTCGGCACCTCCGAGCTGACGTTCCAGGCGCAGGAGGCGATCGGCGGCAGCCTGTCGATCGTCTCGGTGGGCCTGGTGACGTGGATGGTCTTCTGGATGAAGCGCACCGCGCGGCACATGAAGGCGGAGCTCCAGGACAAGCTCGACACGGCCCTCGCGATGGGCACGGGCGCCCTGGTGACGACGGCGTTCCTGGCCGTCGGCCGGGAGGGCCTGGAGACCTCGCTGTTCGTGTGGCGCTCGGTGCACGCGGCCGGTGACGGCGCGGGTCCGCTGGTGGGGGTGCTGCTCGGCATCGGCTCGTCGATCCTGCTGGGCTGGCTGTTCTACCGCGGCGCCCTGAAGATCAACCTGTCCAAGTTCTTCACGTGGACCGGCGGGATGCTGGTCGTGGTCGCGGCGGGCGTGCTCGCGTACGGGGTGCACGACCTCCAGGAGGCCGAGTTCCTCCCCGGTCTGATGAACAAGGCCTTCGACGTCACCGCGGCCGTCCCGCCGGACAGCTGGTACGGGACCCTGCTGAAGGGCACGTTCAACTTCCAGCCGGACCCGACCTGGCTCCAGGCGGGCGTGTGGCTGGCCTACCTGGTCCCCACGCTGCTGCTGTTCTTCGGGGTCTTCGCCCGGACGACGGCCCCGGCGCCGGCGCCCGCGTCCGCCGCCGCCTCCTCCTCGGAGGCCAGGAGCGGCTCGTAG